The Caldicellulosiruptor acetigenus DNA window GTTTATGTCTTCGAAAATCCTAATTTTCCACCTATTATAAAAAATTATCTCACAGAAGCTCAGAAGAAAGCATTAATTGGATTTCTTGATAATAATCATTTTGAAATAGACTACTATATCGTACTGGGATATGAGCAAGATTTTCAGATGATTTATAAAAAGAGAACCAATTATGATAGCTATTTTCTAAGCTTTGTAAATGGCCGCAAACAATTTAAACCTACATATCCGGCGGAGAAGCTTTCAAAGTTTTTAGAGTACCCTATTAGCCATATTGGAATTGTGGGCAAATATGAAAAACTTAAAGAGATTAAAGAAATCCTTAAAACCCTTGAGCTCAATTGCAATATTATTCTTTACTATGCATCAGACAACAAAGAATATGCTTTTTTAGAAGTCTTGAGCAAAGATGCATCAAAAGAAAAAGCCCTTTTGCAATTTATGAGCTATATAAATATTTCACCTGAAAACTTAATGTCAATTGGTGATAACTTCAACGACGTCGGAATGTTCAAAATCTCTGGTATAAGCGTGGCAGTTGCAAATGCACCGGAGGAAGTAAAAAAAGCTGCAAAGTTTGTAACCTCCAGAACAAATAATGAAGGTGCAGTTGCTGAAGCTATTGAAAGGTTCATAATTAAAAGGGATGGGTAAACTATGAACCGCCCATCCCTTTTTATATTTTCTGAGCCTCTATTTATTGTAATTTTCATTTATATACTCCACAG harbors:
- a CDS encoding Cof-type HAD-IIB family hydrolase, which encodes MIKLIALDIDGTLLDDRGCIPQINKEFLKIAAQKHKVRIVLCTGRGASAFKIAKDLELPCSLISANGVYVFENPNFPPIIKNYLTEAQKKALIGFLDNNHFEIDYYIVLGYEQDFQMIYKKRTNYDSYFLSFVNGRKQFKPTYPAEKLSKFLEYPISHIGIVGKYEKLKEIKEILKTLELNCNIILYYASDNKEYAFLEVLSKDASKEKALLQFMSYINISPENLMSIGDNFNDVGMFKISGISVAVANAPEEVKKAAKFVTSRTNNEGAVAEAIERFIIKRDG